The genomic window ATACTCCTTGAACTGAAGGTCTGCCTCTGTTACACCCTGGTTACCTGGTAAAAGCAGGTACGTCTTTTTTGAGTCTGCACCCGAAGCAGCTAGTGAATCAACAGCTATACTGAACCTTGCCCTGCCAAAATTGGAGAGGGTCGAACAGCCGCACAGGGCGAGTATGCACATGAGTGTAAATATTTTTTTGAGTTTCATGAAAGCCTCCTCTTAATGACATTATAGATTTGTAAAATCACTCTTTTTTTGTCCCTTTCATTATAAGTCCGAAAAAGAACATGAAAAGGCCAAAAAATGCGCCGGCAAAAAATGGCCCCCTGATGCCCCACAGGGTTAATGCAAGCCCCATTATAAGCGGGCCCAAAGTCTGACCCAGGCGAAGCACCATGCCGTTTATGGACATAAATGTTGCCCTGTGTTCCACAGGCGCAAGCCCTGCCAGCAGTGTCTGGATGCATGGTATGTTAACACCATGCCCGATCCCGAATATGGCCATCGGTATAAACATGAACCAAATGCCGGGCATAAACGGGATCAATAATACCGCAAGACTGTACAGGAGAAAAGAGTACCGGAATATTACACGCGCGTCAAATCGCTCTGTAATTCTACCGATCTGGGAAGACATTACAGCCGTGATAAATGACATGGAGGTAAAGATCATACCTATTTGAGCGGATGATGCATTAAAGGAGCGGGCCATAAGTATCGGTATATATGTGAGACATGTGCCATAGAGTATAAGAAAGAGTGTGACGCTTGCTGTAAAAAGCACCAGCACCTGTCGGTTCATCATGCTTTTTAAGGCCCCTTTAAACTGGTCAATGATCCGCTCATCATTTATGATTACAGGGGTCTTAAGAAAAAATAAAACGACAAACCCCATTGGTATGGCAAATAGCGGCAGGAAAAAGGGCCAATTCCACCCGATCATGGCAAGCGCCCCGCCAATAGCAGGGTAAGAGGCAGTCCCGATGCTGAGCACGCTGGCATTATAACCCATTGCCTTTGTCCTTTGCCTGCCTGGAAATATGTCGCCTATCAGTGTGACATTCATGGAACCCAGGGAGGCCGCCCCTATCCCCTGAAACATCCTCAATAAGAGCATTGTATTAAAATCCCTGCTAAAGGCGCAGGCTGCGCCTGCAATCCCAAATAGAAACAGGGATGGTATAAGCACCCTTTTTCTGCCGTAATGGTCTGCAAGTATGCCCAGCACAGGGGTAAGTATGACACCGGGCATGG from Desulfatiglans sp. includes these protein-coding regions:
- a CDS encoding MFS transporter gives rise to the protein MGNSGMNSTPGGRLYLDKNLRIIFGVTLTSVMGVASITPAFPKIMQELNISARSVGLLITVFTMPGVILTPVLGILADHYGRKRVLIPSLFLFGIAGAACAFSRDFNTMLLLRMFQGIGAASLGSMNVTLIGDIFPGRQRTKAMGYNASVLSIGTASYPAIGGALAMIGWNWPFFLPLFAIPMGFVVLFFLKTPVIINDERIIDQFKGALKSMMNRQVLVLFTASVTLFLILYGTCLTYIPILMARSFNASSAQIGMIFTSMSFITAVMSSQIGRITERFDARVIFRYSFLLYSLAVLLIPFMPGIWFMFIPMAIFGIGHGVNIPCIQTLLAGLAPVEHRATFMSINGMVLRLGQTLGPLIMGLALTLWGIRGPFFAGAFFGLFMFFFGLIMKGTKKE